From candidate division KSB1 bacterium, the proteins below share one genomic window:
- the glmS gene encoding glutamine--fructose-6-phosphate transaminase (isomerizing) gives MCGIVGYVGQRQAVPILLDGLKRLEYRGYDSAGVAVLDQGSLWFVKHAGKVSELEHRIGRRHPAGSVGIGHTRWATHGVPNEANAHPHTDCHRRLAVVHNGIIENYAPLKAELEKAGHMFRSDTDTEVIAHLIEAFYADGCSLEEAVRAALKVVKGTYGLAVMSATEPHTVVAARHGSPLIIGVGDGEFFVASDLTPIVPYTRNVIYLNDGDVVELTPQGMMARTLADAVVDCKVEEVTIDLERIEKGGYPHFMLKEIMEQPQTIMDSMRGRLLEEEGTARLGGIEHDIDSLLYARRILITACGTSWHAALIGEYMFEDLVRTPVEVEYASEFRYRDPIIDRDTVVIVISQSGETADTLAAVREAKRKRAKVYGICNVVGSSIARETDAGVYLHAGPEIGVASTKAFTSQVTVLALMTLLLGRMKSISNTRGREIVAELKALPEKVAKVLESSDMILEIARQYQNCRNFLYLGRGYNFPVALEGALKLKEISYIHAEGYPAAEMKHGPIALIDENMPVVFLAIKDSTYDKIVSNIQEVKARGGRVIAVASEGDTEIGSLVDHVIFVPHTLEFLSPVVTIIPLQLLAYHIAVLRGCDVDRPRNLAKSVTVE, from the coding sequence ATGTGCGGGATAGTTGGCTACGTGGGCCAGCGTCAGGCGGTGCCGATCCTGCTTGACGGACTCAAGCGCCTGGAGTATCGGGGCTATGATTCTGCCGGTGTGGCAGTGTTGGACCAGGGCAGCCTGTGGTTTGTCAAGCACGCCGGAAAGGTCTCAGAGTTGGAACACCGCATCGGGCGCAGGCATCCTGCTGGGTCTGTGGGCATTGGCCACACCAGGTGGGCGACGCACGGCGTGCCAAACGAGGCGAACGCCCACCCCCACACCGACTGCCACCGGCGTTTAGCGGTGGTGCACAACGGAATCATCGAGAACTATGCACCACTCAAGGCCGAGTTGGAGAAGGCTGGCCACATGTTCCGCAGCGACACGGACACCGAGGTCATTGCCCACCTCATCGAGGCGTTCTATGCGGATGGCTGCAGCCTGGAGGAGGCGGTGCGCGCGGCTTTGAAGGTGGTCAAGGGTACGTATGGCCTCGCAGTAATGTCGGCCACCGAGCCACACACAGTGGTGGCCGCCCGGCACGGGAGTCCGCTCATTATCGGCGTGGGTGACGGAGAGTTCTTTGTGGCTTCCGATTTGACGCCCATTGTGCCCTATACGCGTAATGTCATCTATCTAAACGACGGTGACGTGGTCGAGTTGACTCCACAGGGGATGATGGCGCGGACCCTGGCGGACGCGGTGGTCGACTGCAAGGTGGAAGAGGTGACCATCGACCTTGAGCGCATCGAGAAGGGCGGCTATCCCCACTTCATGCTCAAGGAGATCATGGAGCAACCGCAAACCATCATGGACTCGATGCGGGGGCGGCTCCTGGAGGAGGAGGGCACGGCGCGACTGGGTGGGATTGAACACGATATCGACTCGCTACTCTACGCCCGGCGCATTCTCATCACCGCTTGTGGCACCTCCTGGCATGCGGCTCTCATCGGCGAGTACATGTTCGAAGACCTCGTGCGTACGCCTGTGGAAGTGGAGTACGCCTCGGAGTTTCGCTATCGCGACCCCATCATCGACCGGGACACGGTGGTAATCGTGATCAGCCAATCGGGCGAGACCGCCGACACGCTGGCTGCAGTGCGCGAGGCCAAGCGCAAAAGGGCCAAGGTCTACGGTATTTGTAACGTGGTGGGCTCGAGCATCGCGCGAGAGACTGACGCGGGGGTGTACCTCCATGCCGGCCCGGAAATCGGCGTGGCTTCAACCAAGGCCTTTACCTCCCAGGTCACCGTGCTGGCCCTGATGACGCTCCTCTTGGGGCGGATGAAAAGTATCTCCAACACCAGAGGGCGGGAAATTGTTGCAGAGCTCAAGGCGCTGCCTGAGAAAGTGGCAAAGGTGTTGGAAAGCAGCGATATGATCCTGGAGATTGCGCGGCAGTACCAGAATTGCCGAAACTTCTTGTACCTGGGCAGAGGCTACAATTTTCCTGTAGCGCTTGAGGGCGCGCTGAAGCTTAAGGAGATATCGTACATTCACGCAGAGGGCTATCCGGCTGCAGAGATGAAGCATGGGCCGATTGCTCTGATTGACGAGAATATGCCGGTGGTCTTCTTGGCGATAAAGGACTCTACTTACGACAAGATTGTCAGCAATATTCAGGAGGTTAAGGCTAGAGGTGGGAGGGTGATCGCCGTCGCCAGCGAGGGGGACACAGAAATCGGCTCCCTTGTAGACCATGTTATTTTCGTGCCCCACACGTTGGAGTTCCTCTCGCCGGTGGTGACCATCATTCCACTGCAACTGCTGGCCTACCACATTGCCGTGTTGCGTGGCTGTGATGTTGATCGCCCCCGCAACCTTGCCAAAAGTGTGACGGTCGAATAA
- a CDS encoding penicillin-binding protein activator yields the protein MNAERTICKWWWTAGVSALIVLSGRGSYAAKPQGDAPWQQIRYSEEAEKAFSEGLILYRNGEYEQARLRFAAILGTTPPTQRVTSAYLMQAKTLQKLGAYREANHYAQELIERYPWSAFVDDAHVTMAWNWFALGNAFEAAREYMTVVDGSREEALRGHAARQLEALATAHLSIDEVRRLEQDYARERSRALLTVVLAERELESGQRAQAIRRLTRFVELYPKSQQSNRVRALLDAARSEAPGRLKVGVILPLSGHYGEQGRAVLRGMQYGLRSADQAGGPALELVVQDSESDIVKAVLAAQRLALDPSILCVVGELEASASVAVGTALATRRVPLLIPVSTENGLTLVGQGIFQLNADLDRQGALLARYAVQQLGLRTFATLAPRDRYGLMITDSFVQTVDALGGVIVAQKWYYEGATDLGRQLASIREQGLKFALQRELSRSGRAPSQAELDAAWQRELSSSRTRSTEGKSMLESHELSATGIDAVFFPIYNDQIQIVVPQFALHNIKAQVLGGGYWDDLEQLRANHDHVEGAIFVSGHHIDERSPEYTAFRDAFRVAMGTTPTEMDVFGYDTFRLIRKVVADGGVTREEFVRVLQGVKDFQGLKGRISFADGTRVCNEAVLLRFSNGLIVPVE from the coding sequence ATGAACGCCGAAAGAACAATTTGCAAGTGGTGGTGGACCGCGGGGGTTTCTGCGCTAATCGTGCTTTCGGGCCGCGGTAGCTATGCCGCAAAGCCGCAGGGGGACGCTCCATGGCAACAGATCCGGTACTCTGAGGAGGCGGAGAAGGCTTTTAGTGAAGGGCTCATTCTCTACCGAAATGGTGAGTACGAGCAGGCCCGACTTCGCTTTGCGGCGATTCTAGGGACCACGCCACCCACCCAAAGGGTAACCTCAGCCTACCTGATGCAGGCCAAGACCTTGCAGAAGCTTGGCGCCTATCGGGAGGCAAATCACTACGCGCAGGAGCTCATCGAGCGCTACCCCTGGAGTGCCTTCGTTGACGATGCGCACGTGACCATGGCTTGGAACTGGTTCGCGCTGGGGAACGCGTTCGAGGCGGCGCGGGAATACATGACAGTGGTTGACGGTAGCCGGGAGGAGGCTCTGCGCGGGCATGCTGCCAGGCAGCTGGAGGCCCTGGCCACTGCCCATTTGTCGATTGACGAGGTCAGGCGTCTGGAGCAGGACTATGCGCGGGAGCGCTCACGTGCCCTGCTGACGGTCGTATTGGCGGAGCGGGAGTTGGAAAGCGGCCAGCGCGCGCAGGCCATACGGCGGCTGACGCGTTTCGTGGAGCTTTACCCAAAGAGCCAGCAGTCTAACCGCGTGCGGGCGCTCCTGGATGCCGCCAGGTCTGAGGCGCCGGGGAGACTCAAAGTGGGTGTGATTCTGCCGCTCAGCGGCCACTACGGCGAGCAGGGCAGGGCGGTGTTGAGGGGGATGCAATATGGCCTTCGCTCCGCCGATCAGGCGGGAGGGCCGGCGCTGGAACTGGTGGTCCAAGACTCTGAGAGCGACATCGTCAAGGCGGTGTTGGCGGCACAACGGCTGGCCTTGGACCCATCGATACTATGCGTGGTGGGGGAATTGGAAGCCAGCGCCAGCGTGGCTGTGGGCACGGCGCTGGCGACGCGGCGCGTGCCGCTGCTCATCCCGGTCAGCACAGAGAACGGGCTCACTCTGGTGGGGCAGGGGATCTTTCAGCTCAACGCCGATCTTGACCGCCAGGGGGCATTGCTTGCGCGGTATGCCGTGCAACAGTTGGGCCTGCGTACCTTTGCCACCCTGGCGCCACGGGACCGCTACGGCCTGATGATCACCGACAGCTTTGTGCAGACCGTCGACGCACTCGGTGGGGTGATTGTGGCCCAAAAATGGTACTATGAAGGGGCGACCGATCTGGGTCGGCAGCTGGCAAGCATTAGAGAACAGGGACTCAAGTTCGCGTTGCAGCGGGAGCTGAGCAGATCTGGACGTGCACCTTCGCAGGCCGAGTTGGACGCCGCCTGGCAACGCGAGCTGAGCTCCTCGCGCACCCGCTCCACGGAGGGCAAGTCGATGCTCGAGTCCCACGAACTTTCTGCCACGGGCATAGATGCTGTGTTTTTCCCCATCTACAATGACCAGATCCAGATCGTGGTGCCGCAGTTTGCCCTCCACAATATCAAAGCGCAGGTCCTGGGTGGTGGCTACTGGGACGACCTGGAGCAGTTGCGCGCCAATCACGACCATGTTGAGGGTGCCATCTTCGTCAGCGGCCACCACATCGACGAGCGGAGCCCTGAGTACACCGCCTTCCGCGATGCCTTCCGCGTAGCCATGGGTACCACTCCCACCGAGATGGATGTGTTCGGCTACGACACCTTCCGCCTCATACGCAAAGTGGTTGCCGATGGCGGCGTCACCCGCGAAGAGTTTGTCCGCGTGCTCCAGGGTGTGAAAGACTTCCAAGGGCTGAAAGGCCGCATTTCCTTTGCGGATGGTACCAGGGTGTGCAACGAGGCGGTACTGCTGCGCTTCAGCAATGGTCTGATCGTGCC